From the Lathyrus oleraceus cultivar Zhongwan6 chromosome 4, CAAS_Psat_ZW6_1.0, whole genome shotgun sequence genome, one window contains:
- the LOC127137683 gene encoding serine/threonine-protein kinase AGC1-7 has translation MNNQEENENNAKKNTCNDSSSSSSLSRTHKIETLMRNLSELSASPRPDPRRMISKSATSSRSDSLESTSSSHNKPHTGGDVRWDAINVVSKGSNCNLNFSHFRLVKRVGYGDIGSVYLVELKGTGTFYAMKVMDKASLASRNKLLRAQTEREILGLLDHPFLPTLYSYFENEKYYSLVMEFCSCGSLHSLRLKQPNKHFTEEAARFYCSEILLALEYLHMLGIVYRDLKPENVLVRDEGHIMLSDFDLSLRCSVNPTLVKSSSARVTTTSIGILDDAQVVQSCMQPSSFFFPRILPYKRNRKSKSDFGLIGGRLPELMAEPTNVRSMSFVGTHEYLAPEIVRGEGHGSAVDWWTFGIFLYELIYGTTPFKGNGNRATLFNVVGQPLRFPEHPSASPVARDLIRGLLVKEPHKRIAYKRGATEIKQHPFFEGVNWALIRSSSPPIIPETFDFSPYVSKEAVVVAADKKDVDKNDDGKMQNDPSYEDFEYF, from the exons ATGAATAACCAAGAAGAAAATGAAAACaatgcaaagaaaaatacatgtaatgattcatcatcatcatcttcactATCTAGGACTCACAAAATAGAAACCCTAATGAGAAACTTGTCCGAGCTTTCCGCTTCTCCAAGACCAGATCCAAGAAGAATGATTTCAAAGAGTGCAACAAGTTCGCGTAGTGATAGTTTAGAAAGCACGAGTAGTTCACATAATAAGCCACATACAGGAGGTGATGTGAGATGGGATGCAATCAACGTGGTTTCAAAAGGGTCGAATTGTAATCTCAACTTTAGTCATTTTAGGCTTGTGAAACGCGTTGGTTATGGTGACATTGGAAGTGTTTACCTTGTTGAGCTTAAAGGAACAGGAACATTCTACGCTATGAAAGTTATGGATAAAGCTTCTCTTGCTAGCAGAAACAAGCTTCTTAGGGCACAGACTGAGAGGGAGATTCTTGGACTTCTTGATCATCCTTTCTTACCAACTTTGTATTCttattttgaaaatgaaaagtATTACAGTTTGGTTATGGAGTTTTGTAGCTGTGGTAGTTTGCATTCACTCAGATTGAAGCAACCCAACAAGCATTTCACCGAAGAGGCCGCAAG GTTTTATTGTTCAGAGATTCTATTAGCACTGGAGTATCTCCACATGTTAGGAATAGTATATAGAGATTTAAAACCAGAAAACGTTCTAGTCCGAGATGAAGGCCATATAATGCTATCAGATTTTGACTTATCTCTCCGTTGTTCGGTTAACCCTACACTCGTAAAATCCTCCTCCGCGCGTGTAACAACCACATCCATAGGAATCCTAGACGACGCACAAGTCGTGCAGAGTTGCATGCAGCCATCAAGTTTCTTCTTCCCACGGATCCTCCCCTACAAAAGAAACAGAAAATCAAAATCAGATTTCGGTCTCATAGGCGGCCGACTTCCAGAACTAATGGCAGAACCAACGAACGTCAGATCAATGTCGTTCGTTGGTACACACGAGTATCTCGCTCCGGAAATCGTCCGGGGCGAAGGGCACGGCAGTGCAGTCGATTGGTGGACGTTCGGGATATTTTTATACGAGCTTATATACGGGACAACGCCGTTTAAAGGTAACGGAAACCGTGCTACGCTTTTTAACGTTGTTGGACAGCCATTAAGGTTTCCTGAACATCCTTCAGCTAGTCCTGTTGCACGAGATCTTATTAGAGGGTTGTTGGTTAAGGAACCTCATAAAAGAATTGCTTATAAAAGAGGTGCAACTGAGATAAAACAACATCCATTTTTTGAAGGGGTGAATTGGGCTTTGATTCGAAGTTCTAGTCCTCCTATTATACCTGAAACTTTTGATTTTAGTCCGTATGTTAGTAAAGAAGCTGTTGTTGTGGCAGCTGATAAGAAGGATgttgataaaaatgatgatggTAAGATGCAGAATGATCCTTCTTATGAAGATTTTGAGTATTTTTAG